acacacctgattcgatGAACagaatcgttatcaggcttctacagaGCTTGCTTTTTAGCTTTTGAGTCAGTTGGACCATCATTTACAGTCAGGAATCTTGCTACAAAGATGTAAAGTTTAATACAAGTTTAGTGTACTGTCgttttaattctttaattattaatttgcaCATCAATTTCAAGCTGTAAGCTAATGACTGTTATGTAAGAACAGATGCTTCCTGAGGCGATCTGCTGCAGTTTACATATGATCCAGTTTAGTTGGCTAATCGCGACTACTATCAGTTCTAGTCGACTAGCGAAATGGTCGTTTGTGGAAGCCCTAGTGTGGATGTAGCCTTAGTGTcgtctcttcttcttttcttgtttGACACAGACAGATGATGGAGAAGATGACCTAAAGAAAGGCACACAGTTGTTGGAGATCTACGCCCTGGAAATTCAGATGTAcacagcacaaaaaaacaacaagaaattgAAAGCCCTGTATGAGCAATCACTCCACATTAAATCTGCCATTCCTCATCCACTTATAATGGGTGTTATCCGAGGTAAGCGGTCTTGTATTCAGCAACTTCGGCATCGCTTGTTAACAAAGCTTCTTTCCGATGAATGACGTGTGCTTGTTTGGTTCTGAACAGAATGCGGCGGGAAAATGCATCTGAGAGAGGGGGAGTTTGAAAAAGCTCACACAGATTTCTTTGAGGCCTTTAAAAACTATGACGAATCTGGAAGCCCGAGAAGGACGACATGTCTGAAGTACCTAGTCCTCGCCAACATGCTTATGAAGTCGGGAATTAATCCTTTTGACTCGCAAGAGGTATGATGTTTCATTTACTGTACCCTTTATAATTTTACCTCATAATTGATGTTCCctcatgttcatttttttccttgaaaaCAGAATTGTAGaacttgtttttaaaatggtatTTCCTTTTCTTTACCCCTCAAAGGCCAAACCATACAAAAATGATCCAGAGATATTAGCAATGACGAATTTAGTAAggtaagattattattattatttatttattttttttattggagtCAGTCCTTGCTATTCACctcttaaatacataaataccgGTACTTAAAATGGTTCATGCAAATGACAGTAAATTCCTCTTAGGTTAGGGATTTgaagattttttaaatttatcctGTGTTATCCATTGAATAAAAGTCATCTGGTGATATCTTGGTGTCAAGgaattaccccgggtttacaccggttgcggttgcggtgcggttgcggtgcggctgcggtgcggtgcgtcttgactgcgtgctccggacgggtcaattttttggccaatccacaccggctccgcacagctgcagtccggcagctccgtcgccgaccacttcccgccgtgtctcgcgtgaccgcgcggtcctgtggcattaaaaacaacgacaaacacacagaaagtctgtgctcaacagagaagcagaaagagaggtggactttttttattttgtggctttctacctccaatataaacctctcctcgtccatgttcgctggtgtctaaaccgtgaatgagcacctcgcacgttaactccaggcccgtctacgcccacatcacgttttgctagcatgcttgcgaaataggcgctggcgagtgttttatcttgaaaggtaaccggaaatttatttcgaaactgcgtcggtcttcctgtcccgctcgatgtgttttgtgctaccttgccatttgccggaggctgcggctgcggcgtccggcaaaaatagaaaataggtctatccttgcggaagggctgcggcacgccgcagctgagacgcagtcgacacgcaacgcacccgcaaacggtgtaaactgcaccattggaatgaatggaatctaattatttgcgtcgccggaacgcaccgcaaccgcaccgcaaccgcaaccggtgtaaacccggggttacagtggtgccttgatgtttttttactttttatttttaattttttttagttgcatTCCTTTCGTAACCACATTCGTAACTTTACATTAACCTGAATGACAATGCCATTAATTAGTAACCTGGCAAGAGccaaactgccaatgtggatcACTCAATAGTtcttcacaatatcaatctgggactgctccaatGTTTTCTGCTCTGATGGGGCGATACAGCAACTATGAATTTGGGTCGCTCATAAATCAAAGCACCAAAAAAGACGACAagctattagggctgggaatctttgactgtctcacgattcgattcgattatgatttttgggtctacgattcgattcagaatcaattttcgatttgcgattcaaacgattttcgattcaaaattatttgattgacaaatgatttctgcttcaatttacagatatgcacaacattgtcatgatctatttccagtctgctttgcaagacaaaatgacaaatagagacattaactcattcactgcctttgacaagtatacttgtcaattgtattttttagagcggtgctaaatgggggcgaatctgagcatgctccactgtaaatatcaaacttggaaacaactttactgatgcccaaccaccggtagatgacatcattgccccattttataggaaataaacacagtttcagagtccatgggagaaatggctgtattttggcaaacctacatttttctgctgtcaattataaaagaacgggacgggacaaaaagtagggagtctattctgttatttggtagattcggtttatatataattattgaatgtaatatcacgtgagtattggaaatgtaaaaaatttctataatgactggcagtgaatgagttaaagtgtctttttttttttttgttttttgttttttttgtttaaacatttattaattttgtattgtaagtgcctttatccacaaaaacagcatgtggtctacaactgccttttccccttcttcttcatttctaattcaaataaaatcgatttttggatattaatatcaattcgattaataaatgagaatctcgattcttttatgaatcgattttttggcacacccctacaagCTATACTGCACATATATAATGTACATGATACTGTTGTATAAACAAAGGGAGATAAAATACActtaaaagtactttttttttttcctgttttgccACATAATTGACAGCTGTCAAGATGTCTTGTCAACTGTCATTTAAACACTGTGGATTATTAACAACATtgattttttgtctctccagcgCCTACCAGAACAATGACATCACTGAATTTGAGAAAATCTTGAAAACAAATCACAGTAACATAATGGACGACCCATTTATCAGAGAGCACATAGAGGGTGAGTGCTGACTGTTCTAACTGTGGCTGTAAACATGTACCAAGAATGTCTTGAAAATACagtcatgttttttaattaaaaaaaaaaaaaaaatatatatatatatatatattattattattattattttaattttgcagaGCTGCTACGCAATATTAGAACTCAAGTACTCATCAAACTCATCAAACCATACACAAGAATACACATCCCTTTCATTTCTAAGGTAAGACTATTGATATCACAACTTTTtggatttttatgttttatgttttacccagccctatatgtattttttcaatatgTCAAAACAAGTATTTTTCTATGTAGTTAAAGAAATAATAGCATGATGTACTAGTGGTTAGTGTGGTGGCCTCGCAGTTCTAAAGTTTGGGTCAGAATAAATTATTGtcacttttaaaataatttagttCATCTGGAAGCTGTGTGAGTATGTTATCCTTTGCCAGTGATATTAAAACAAGTTACatcaaaagtcaattttattttatctaatgtaATCTAAtatcattgtttttttctgtgtgtttttttttatgtgcacttTTGAAATCTTGCAGAAATGGAAACATTTTATTCAACAATTAATGATTGGAGAGGACTAAATACTTGACCGCCCAGTTAAATGTCTGTCTTTTACTAAACTGAAAGTTTGCATTTGAAGTTAAGATCTgtcttttcaaattcaaacgGAAGGGAGGAAGCATCCACTTGGTGACAACAGTCTCTTTACTTTGTGTTCCAGGAGCTGAATATCGATGTTTGTGATGTGGAGAGTTTGCTGGTGCAGTGTATTTTGGATAAGTATGTGTCATCTTCTTTGTGTACTTGCTACAGAGAAAGAAATTTTCAATTTTGGTACAGATTTAACAAGAAACATACAATAGACCCAAGTGATTTACTGTCATAGGCTACATAAATGATGTAACGGGTTCAATCTGACCTTGAGTTTAACACATGCGTTACTataacaataaacaaacaaacgagaTGACTTGCTTTTATCTTTGCAGTTCCTCATTGTTTGTGTCTTTCTGCCCTTACAAGAATTAGGTGGAATTAGTTAGCAGCTAAATTAAGTCTCATTTTACCAGAAGTGTGGTGTCCTCTGTACAAACTCAAAAAGTATGCGGATGTAAAAACACTTGTTTACACTTACCATTTAGTAAATTAATAGCCGCAACGCTGATCAAAATTGCTTTGAGTTATTAAATTGTCGCTGGCAAGATTTGAACAATTCAATGAAGGTAACATACTAGCACAATTACTAGAATTTGTTTCATTCCATTGTTTTGCTAAAAAGCAAGCCACTTCATTCATTTTACTTAATCTCCGTGTACAGTGGTTATCAAAAGGCTACATACACCTTTgtgagatatatttaaaaaaaaaaaaaaaaaaaaaaagagagagagagagacaaacaGAAACCTTTTGTCCCCCTTTGGCTTATATGACAGCACCCCATATTTAGGAAGGAGTCCAACGAGTGTGGCACATCTTGATGTGCCAATGTCTTCCTTATCTTGGTCTTATATATATCACGAAAACCTGACATTTGGACACGGGAGTGTAGACTTTTCATATCTACTATATGTCAAACAGAAAGAGTCATTATGCTGTGACCTTGCACATTATTTGAggaatgtatttttccactatgTATAGccgttctttatttatttattttttccctttacattttttaaacaatgtttttgttttgttctcagCACAATTCACGGGCGGATCGACCAAGTCAACCAGCTACTAGAACTCGACTACCAGAAAAGGGGAGGGGCTCGCTACACAGCCTTAGACAAATGGACTAATCAGCTGAACTCTCTCAACCAGGCCATTGTGAGCAAGCTCACATGATGCCACTGAAAAACCAAGAGACAAGGAATATGGCATGTTTGAATACATCCATCAAGTATGCTACCATGCTCTGGAGCCCAGAGAGTCGCAACACGTTTTGAAAAACGGCAACGATTTTCAAGAAGAGCCCCGAGAATGTGTTGTTTTGTCCTGACGAGAGGAAATCACTGACACAGTTGTTTTTTCATGTACCAGATTGGCAGATCCTTCCATGTGCAGATATATTGGTTGTACAAATGTGTATGAGAAGACATACACAGTATTTTAATGTATACTGTTGCCTGTTGGTAATAAACTCCTGTCAGCACTTACTAGTTTGAACTTGGAATGGTGTATTTTCATCATGAAAAAGACACTTTGCTATGGAAAACCGTCGTATTTGTGGGAAGCTGAGCATTTATTTGCAGCATACAACTTTTCATAATTGTGCTCAAGTAAGTAGTATATCAAATAGTTGTTTACATGATTTGCTCTAAAGCTGTTTGAGTATTTGATATTAAGTTGTTTTACGATTAAGAACAAATGGTTGACGAGACCGTAACCTGGATATGAAGGATGTCGAAAGAAGAGTGTGCCTTACTTCAATGATCTCGATCAAAATTGATGACACGTGGCCGCCTTTCCAGTAGCTCCAAgtgtttactttttaaatgtagttttagtttagtagtAGTCCTACTTTTCTATCCCATGGATATGATGAATTTCCCTTATGGATGAATAAAGTATCTATCCACAGTGGAAGACCTACCAGATCATCTGAACtgtatttggggttaatcagaggctCTTTAAAAAGTGACAAGTGTGTGCTGATTGCTGTTCGGAGTTTCAATGTGCTTGGTTAAATTTGAACACATCCATAGTGGTTATGTATAAGGGTTTGCACATTATGCAGTCACATTTACTTGCCATCTTGAAAAGATTGTTTTGggggcttttttcttttcttccagaTGTGTTGTACAAGTTACAGGGCACATTAATAGTGGAACAAAATtagaaaattatttaaattggTCTCATATTTATATCACAGAAACCTGGGATCTGAGCAGGAGTTATGTAAACTTTTTTGACACGATACATAACTTGAAAATTTAGTAACATCCTCTGTCAAtataacaaaaaagaacaaaggtGTGTAaaattcagtattttttttattgaaactcTGCTTTTAACATTCACAGCGTTAGGACATAAAACATCAGTTCAAAGGTTCCATCTTTACTTACTAACATTCACgacaaaaataacaatttgaCATAAAAAGGAAAAGGTCTGTAAACTTTGTAGTCTCCATGCTGAgtttgtctgacgtcacttatTAAAGAGACTGTGCCTGCCTGGACGCGATTGGACGAGGAACATATTCCAGCCAATAGGAGTATCGCTGGGGCTCAACTACTTCCGCTCAGGTGACTCCCGTTTCCACTGGACGGTCTTCATCGCCACTGGGAAACGCTTGGAGCTAACGCACAGCAAGCGGACGCTTCTGCGCCTCAAAGCCCGATTGTACATTCAGTTAGGGCCGCTGAGCGTAGATCTTGTTGAACCGCCGGAGATTGTTATCATTTACCATGAAGAAGATAAAAAGGCCCACATCCTGACGTCCACTGTGGGGTCAATGACGGACACGCGCCGTGTCGGTGACTGACATGGATGCAAGTGGCATTAAGGTAATTCACTTTCCTTAATTCCGCACTataatgttgcattttttttttttaaatgtgtgtataTAGACATTTAAAGAACACGTTGTTTTTAGATGGGCAGCAGAGCAGTTGTTGCCTAGATTGTCGGTAGAGCTAACGGCAAAGGCTTTTCTCACATAAAGGCTATTATCCATTGATActgtttttctgtttgatttTTATCTGGGTCACAAGTTTATTATGGTTTTGTGGAGGATTAAGGATATGTAATATGATCTTTGTCCCTCTATATTGTTTTTCATTGCCTTCTGCAATGAGAGCGGTATGTCTATGTTGATGCTAACTTGGCTTGTAGCTACATGAGCCAAAACATCTCAGCTGTCACTGAAAGACTGTTAGAAGCAGCAACAGCTGAGCGACAATGTATTTATTCAGTCCCTATCGACGAAAAATAAACTCATACAGCCATTCCAAGGAATGCGAGAGAGTGTTTTTAGGTGAGGCGCTGAGGTTTAATAATGTGGGGAAGAAGGTCTGGTTCTTCAGCATTTATGACATTCCactggcgtgtgtgtgtgacgaGTGCAGAAACATTCGGCGTGATAGTGTTTTGGCATGTGACGTCACGAGGTGTGGTGAGCTCTTATGggtgaatgtcaacaaaacatggTGCCATAATCTACGTCGTACCTTTTGATATAActagctcaactttatttatagggcactttaaaaaaaaaaacagtgaaagcTAATAACTTAAAGAGAGTAAATTCAACAAGCACTAAAGCAATGCCAAGTTTTATGCTGACTCGAAAGCCAAAgaataaaatgttgttttgagACAACTTTTAAAAATGGAATTAATGGATGGATACTGACTGACCtttgaggcaccgggcaggtcaCCTGAAATAAGGTGGGGTGAGTTTGaagatgtaaaaacaaaagaatcttATAATAGTTGACAGGGAAGTGAAGTGAGGCCAAAATTTAAGGTCTATGCACATTCTTACGACCTccagtttggagatgatcaccCACATTTTGGACCAACTGGAGATGCTTGAGGGAAGACCGGCAGACTCCAAAATAAAGCATCACACAGTAATCCCACTTAGATGTAACGAATGCATGGGTTACTGTTTCTAAGTGCTTCTGTTAAAGTAAAGGCGTTACCAATCCAAGGTGCCTAAGATAAAAGCTGAATTGAACAACAGCACCAATTTGCCGGAGCAATTTAAAATCACTGTCCTTAGTGTCCTATTTAAATCTCAAGCTTGAGACTGTTGGCTTTGGTTAAGACACCAAGGGCATAAGCCAACAGGGTGGGATGTACAAGAGCCATGGGGCCAAACACCATAACTTCTGATTTGTTTTCATTGAAATTCAAGAAGTGCATTGCCATCCATGATTTGATTTCCTATAGTGAGGAAAAACTTGGCCTTAAAGAGGTGGTTAAACATCTAAAATGAATTATATATAAGTACAACTTGCCATAACAAACATAAGAgcttttatttggtttctttgagatttgttaaaatgtactaGTATGGTGTTTGGCCTACAAGTACAACCTGCTGCCCAACATTTGTCCGTCGTCGTTcgtaaacacaacattcaaaactgGCACTCGAGGAAGCCAAGGACACATCCACAGAAACTGTCGACCAATCAGGAGCGAAATTTGCCTTGGGGGGCTTAATAAGGAAAGCCTGGTGGTGCCGCAGGGCTAATTAAACGCTGGGAGAGCCTATATGTGCTTTGTCTAAACTAGGTCAGCGCACTCGTAGAACAACTAATGTAACAAGTTACAACTGTAGCGTAAGCgtagtaaccttttttttttttttttttcaccatacaTGACATTTCAGATCACTCGTGGGACAACTTTGCGAGCTAGTGAGGAAAAATATTGTACTAGTTGACAGCAATGTGCTACAAATGGCATCATCTAGCACTTGCAACAACGAGTTGCGTGCAGATGTCAATAAGTGCACATTTTTGCCTTGCTAGTTATACATAATTGTCCTAGTATGCCAAAGCTGTCCTATCCGGGTCCAGGAATGTCATACAGTAGTGGAAAGAAATTACTGGTAATACAGCCATTCTACTAGTGTGCTGAATTGTCTTACTAATAAGGGCAAAGAGTATTAGTGCGTGGATATTGAATGAATGCTAAAATTGATTATATTGAGCATTCCCTATCTCACCTTTCTTTCAGTACTTATActtagtagggctgcacaatatatcgaaaaaatatcgatatcgcgatattggcccttgcaatatgcatatcgcaaaggcatgcaataagttttatatggaattttatgctttttatatgaatttgaccagtcagatgctaactaaaatgtgcatcgccattcaatcgttgaaaattatcaagacataattacaattaattaactaagattacattaaggttgcttattttgccccatgaaaaatgtttttctttcattaggttataaaaatgtaaattctttaggtatgttaaatatcgcaataatatcgatatcgctatgttcaacaagtatatcgcatatcgcatgtttttccaatatcgtgcagccctaatacttAGTTATTTgtaattgttctttttttgtctttttatttttatattctttgTATAAGTTGAAGTCTTCCCATTGCAGTGATGATTTTTACTGTGCACAtggcaagtcaagtttatttatatgtatagcccttaatcatatCTTGAAAGTCTCAGTCCACATATCTCAGTCAGCACAGGTACACAACATATATGGGTGCAATGTTAAAAAGTGTCATTtcctaataataacaataatggtaAATGACACGTGTACTGTATAGCACTTCTATGGCGCAAAGatgcttatttttttgcaaaacaaacGTTTCAGTGGGTCCCTATTTGTTGGCTGTACCATCCCCAAAGGATGCACATCTGCCAGTGACCTCAATGCAACTTTCACAATTGCAGCTATTCTCCTTCACGCTCGCTGACACGTACAAACACAGTCAGTTAAGGGTTCCGTGCTCTTGGAGCCATTCAAAACACAGTGCCACATTACAATTATCATTATTACCTCTGATGTGAGTTCTAAATTGAACTTTCACAACTTATGCACGTGTGACCTCTACGTTGGTCCATGCTTTGTAATTAGCTTATCTTGTGTTGCTGTCGCGCTTATCCTCTCAGATGTAATCCCATCACAGCCTGCTATGGGAGCCTTTTTCGTATCGGTGCATTTCAATGTCCtactaaatatataataatttattacaCCACTTTGGAACCAAGttttatttgatattatgagcatttttttgtgggtttagtgtttgtttgtttttaacagttCATCAGAGGTTTGTTCTTAGAATGACATGACGAGCTGAATCTAACGCGCAAATGGCAGATAATCAGTCACCTGCCCGTGAACTTGCAAGTACCACGACAGGCTTTTGTACCACTACAAAACAATCACTTGCAGCCATATCCTGCATTTTGAGTCAATGTCACTTTTTAGTTTCAGTGAATTGGCTATCCAGGCTTAATCTGCTAAAATTCTATTTAGACAAGATGACATTTGTGGATGTGTGAAGGAAAAGTTGGAAGGGGAAATAAACCACCCACCACCAATGGTGGTGGGACACAATAGCTGGCTGTGTTACATATACAGACTTCAGTGTAACTTGCATCCCGAGCACTGTTCGAGAGAAATTAGGAAGCCTCTTTGTTCGCTGAACTCGCTCACCCCTCTTTTTAATTGGCTGTCTTGGACACAGTAAGAAGTCAACAAGgaccatgtttttaaaaatattttcaacaaataaatgactcaatCCAATCTGTCTTTTATAGTATGACAGATCATGGACACAAGTTAATTAAGTCTGTGGAAAATTCTTGGATATGTTAACAGTAGTAGTTTAGTTTCCTTTTCCTCTTTTAAACAgatcaaaaatctatttttctaaaaacacaaacacatctgtacattaaaacaaaagacataATGACATTCAAACCCTCCACCACCCCCCATCCCTCACCAACaaaaactggcaaaaaaatgtggCAATTTTTAGGGCAGCACACGATAATGGAAAATCTGCATTAGTtcctgaatatagcgatatttaacatgtaccaaaataaatgacatttttattaactaatgaaagaattatatatatattttttaattcagcaaaataatcaatcaatcaatcaactttatttatagcacctttcatacgttcaaaatgcaactcaaagtgctggacatccataatacaatagaggaaaaaaaaatccccatgaTCCTACCCatagacacacccaaaacccaacaaacacatgaaaaccacaacatggtggggcacagaagtaccctgtaagggaaaataaaaaaaataagtgaccTCAATGTAATCCTagataattaattgtaattacctcacgataaatgtatatgtatatatgataACTACATTTTAGTTggtgtctgactggtcaaatacaggtaaaagcataatattccatatgaaactgATTGCACGTCTTTGCGTGTTACATGgaccaatattgcgatatcaatatttttttttattataattgtgcagccctaattttcTATCATCATTAATGTGATGCATAATATGTATTACTCCACtaggatttaagaaaaaaaagttttggagtgttgaaggaaaaaaaagtaaacaaaactgaaaataacTGAGGTAATGTGGGTGCACAAGCGTGCACACCCTCTTGTAACTGTAAGTATGAGTATGTTGGTGTGTGCAAGTGAGTTAGCACACACCAAAATTCTTCTGCTGTTAAATTTTACTGAACCCTTGTTGAGGCTGTTTtgtctattggaataaaaactgCATTGGtgaaaagcaagaaaaagaaTAAGTAAACAtcatgaaaagatacatttactGCGGTTCACTGGACTGAGCTTTCATGATTGATACTGAATTCTGAGGTCGAATGCATGAGCTTCATTTAGTTGGCCCATAGCCATGACAAAGGGAGACCTTGACTGCCATCTTGTGACATATTAGAGGCAATTGTAAATCTTGTTGAGGAAGGGATCAATTACCTTTAATGATGAATTTAGTTCTGTTGCTCCCATTCCAACTAATAATCAAGCTTTACATTTTACAGGATGTGAAACTTTCAGCTGAAGTGGAACCGTTCATCCCACAGAGGAAAGGTCTCGAAGGGTCCCTGGTCACCATGAGTCTGTCTGGAGAGCCGGGTGGAGGAGTAGCTGGCGGAAGTATAGGAGGGGGCAACGGAGGGGTGGAACCTCCTATACCGAGCTACCTCATCACCTGCTACCCTTTTGTTCAGGAGAACCAACCCAACAGGTACTGTCAGTGTCACAGGTTGCGAAATGGACCGCTAATATGCGGCACCACATTAGCATGATTTCTGGTGGTTACTTTCGTCTCTCATGCCTAGCTGAGTTTAAATTGCATGTGACAAACCTTTTGAATGGAAGAGTTATCTCATGCAAAGTAGC
Above is a genomic segment from Festucalex cinctus isolate MCC-2025b chromosome 4, RoL_Fcin_1.0, whole genome shotgun sequence containing:
- the cops2 gene encoding COP9 signalosome complex subunit 2; this encodes MSDMEDDFMCDDEEDYDLEYSEDSNSEPNVDLENQYYNSKALKEDDPKAALSSFQKVLELEGEKGEWGFKALKQMIKINFKLTNFPEMMNRYKQLLTYIRSAVTRNYSEKSINSILDYISTSKQMDLLQEFYETTLEALKDAKNDRLWFKTNTKLGKLYLEREEYAKLQKILRQLHQSCQTDDGEDDLKKGTQLLEIYALEIQMYTAQKNNKKLKALYEQSLHIKSAIPHPLIMGVIRECGGKMHLREGEFEKAHTDFFEAFKNYDESGSPRRTTCLKYLVLANMLMKSGINPFDSQEAKPYKNDPEILAMTNLVSAYQNNDITEFEKILKTNHSNIMDDPFIREHIEELLRNIRTQVLIKLIKPYTRIHIPFISKELNIDVCDVESLLVQCILDNTIHGRIDQVNQLLELDYQKRGGARYTALDKWTNQLNSLNQAIVSKLT